A section of the Methanocaldococcus sp. FS406-22 genome encodes:
- a CDS encoding sulfite exporter TauE/SafE family protein: MVIFVELIYTITAFILGMLHALEPGHGKSVVAAYILGTKADLKDAILLGVTITISHTAVIFLLGILSIYLLESLNVNVVHDMMSVVGGLILIAVGIWIVKNYLHPHEHKVDTKKGIIALGLSAGLVPCPAALAVLLLSIASGNLFDGLVYVAIFSIGLAISLTGLAVAFVESKELIKKYIGNKKVSKLPLISGGIIILIGLYTISHPIIEHLNLI, translated from the coding sequence ATGGTGATTTTCGTGGAGCTAATATACACAATCACAGCATTCATACTCGGAATGTTGCATGCGTTAGAACCAGGACATGGAAAGAGTGTTGTAGCAGCCTATATCTTAGGAACAAAAGCTGATTTAAAAGATGCTATTTTATTAGGGGTAACTATAACGATATCTCACACAGCAGTAATATTCTTATTAGGAATTTTATCAATTTATTTATTAGAAAGTTTAAATGTAAATGTTGTTCATGACATGATGAGTGTTGTTGGAGGATTAATTCTAATTGCTGTGGGGATTTGGATAGTTAAAAATTATCTCCATCCACATGAGCATAAAGTAGATACAAAAAAGGGAATTATTGCTTTAGGATTATCGGCTGGTTTAGTTCCATGTCCAGCGGCGTTGGCAGTTTTGTTATTGTCAATAGCATCAGGAAATTTATTTGATGGTTTAGTTTATGTTGCAATATTCAGCATTGGATTGGCAATTTCATTAACTGGTTTAGCAGTAGCTTTTGTTGAAAGTAAGGAATTAATTAAAAAATACATTGGAAATAAAAAGGTATCAAAACTTCCTTTAATAAGTGGAGGAATAATTATATTGATTGGATTATACACAATCTCCCATCCAATTATAGAACATTTAAATTTGATTTAG
- the cbiM gene encoding cobalt ECF transporter S component CbiM — protein sequence MHIMEGYLPPMWCAFWWIVSGVVMAYGVIKLKKLLEESPEMKPLVAISGAYMFILSSLKMPSVTGSCSHPCGNALGAVLFGVPITAVLGAIVLLFQALFLAHGGLTTLGANDFSMAIVGPTAAVIAYRLCIKAGLNSSIAIFFAALFGDWLTYVTTAIQLAIAFPIPSFTAAFTKFIVIYAYTQVPLAIAEGLLTVIIWDYIKKLRPDLLLKLGVVPEEELRPYLSPSPAGGE from the coding sequence TTGCACATAATGGAAGGATATCTTCCCCCAATGTGGTGTGCATTTTGGTGGATTGTCTCCGGGGTTGTAATGGCTTATGGAGTAATTAAACTAAAAAAACTGCTTGAAGAAAGTCCAGAAATGAAGCCATTGGTTGCAATATCTGGGGCATACATGTTTATCTTAAGTTCTTTAAAGATGCCATCAGTTACAGGAAGTTGTTCTCACCCATGTGGTAATGCTTTAGGGGCAGTGTTATTTGGTGTTCCTATAACTGCTGTCTTAGGGGCTATAGTTCTATTGTTCCAAGCGTTATTCTTAGCCCATGGAGGTTTAACAACACTTGGAGCAAATGATTTTTCAATGGCAATTGTTGGACCTACTGCTGCAGTTATCGCATATAGGTTATGTATAAAAGCAGGCTTAAACTCTTCAATTGCAATATTCTTTGCGGCATTGTTTGGAGATTGGCTAACTTACGTTACAACCGCTATTCAATTAGCAATTGCATTCCCAATACCTTCATTCACAGCAGCATTTACTAAATTTATTGTAATTTATGCATACACTCAAGTCCCATTAGCAATTGCAGAAGGTTTATTAACAGTTATAATTTGGGATTACATTAAGAAACTAAGACCTGACTTGTTGTTAAAGTTGGGAGTAGTTCCAGAAGAAGAGTTAAGACCATATTTAAGCCCCTCTCCCGCAGGAGGTGAGTAA
- a CDS encoding energy-coupling factor ABC transporter substrate-binding protein: METKHIILLGLVALIIALPLIMYAGKGEEEGYFEGSDDIGTETIEETGYHPWFHPIWEPPSGEIESLLFALQAAIGAIIIGYYVGYYKAKREITA, translated from the coding sequence ATGGAAACAAAACATATAATCTTATTAGGTTTAGTTGCCTTAATTATTGCCTTACCTTTAATAATGTATGCAGGTAAAGGTGAAGAAGAAGGGTATTTTGAAGGTTCTGATGATATAGGTACTGAGACAATAGAAGAGACAGGATATCATCCATGGTTTCATCCAATATGGGAGCCACCAAGTGGAGAAATTGAAAGTTTATTATTTGCCTTACAGGCAGCAATTGGAGCAATAATTATTGGGTACTATGTTGGATATTATAAGGCAAAAAGAGAAATAACTGCTTAA
- the cbiQ gene encoding cobalt ECF transporter T component CbiQ: MKHNTVDNIAFSNKLRHVNPKLKVIFSLSLLLISVFSQSAIVPLLIFFIISLILLFKAKIPKKIYAVFIGVPLGFGILNLIMFAFLFGTVEWFKINIFGFGIPVYKDGIDLGFLLLGRMLGGVSSMLFLAFTTPMVELFYIFRELKMPDVVVDMMMLIYRYIFVLYEEYETMKFAQESRLGTSNLKSAYNSLGALAAHLFIRAWEKGEKLNITMMSRCYDGKLRLLHEIENPSIKYILFIAVFDIFLIILAYLTKDFNITSYIKI; the protein is encoded by the coding sequence ATGAAGCACAACACCGTTGATAATATTGCTTTTAGTAATAAGTTGAGACATGTAAATCCAAAATTAAAGGTTATATTTTCACTATCCCTACTTTTAATCTCTGTTTTTTCACAGTCAGCAATAGTCCCATTGTTGATATTTTTTATAATCTCTCTCATACTGTTATTTAAGGCAAAAATTCCTAAGAAAATTTATGCCGTGTTTATAGGAGTTCCATTAGGGTTTGGAATATTGAATTTAATAATGTTTGCCTTTTTATTTGGAACAGTTGAGTGGTTTAAAATAAACATCTTTGGATTTGGAATTCCTGTATATAAGGACGGGATTGATTTGGGATTTTTGTTATTGGGAAGAATGCTTGGGGGAGTTAGTAGTATGTTGTTTTTGGCTTTTACAACACCAATGGTTGAGTTATTTTACATATTTAGAGAGTTGAAGATGCCTGATGTCGTTGTTGATATGATGATGCTAATATACAGGTATATTTTTGTTTTATATGAGGAGTATGAAACAATGAAATTTGCCCAAGAGTCAAGATTGGGCACTTCAAACTTAAAATCAGCCTATAATTCACTTGGGGCTTTAGCCGCTCATTTATTTATCAGGGCATGGGAAAAAGGAGAAAAACTAAATATTACAATGATGTCAAGATGTTATGATGGAAAATTAAGATTATTGCATGAGATAGAAAACCCATCAATCAAATATATCTTATTTATTGCAGTATTTGATATATTTTTAATAATATTGGCATATTTAACAAAGGATTTCAATATAACCTCATATATAAAAATTTAA
- a CDS encoding ATP-binding cassette domain-containing protein, whose translation MYMIETRDLYFRYPDGTEVLKGINLKVKKGEMVSILGPNGAGKSTLFLHFNGILKPWKGEVLIKGKPIKYDKKGLIEVRKTVGLVFQNPDDQIFAPTVKEDVAFGPLNLGLPKDEVERRVREALKAVGMEGFENKPPHHLSGGQKKRVAIAGILAMQPEVIVLDEPTSGLDPVGASKIMKLLYDLNKKGMTIIISTHDVDLVPVYADKVYVMYDGKILKEGTPKEVFSDVETIRKANLRLPRVAHLIEILNKKDNIPIEWGFTIGEVRRNLAEYLKEKR comes from the coding sequence ATGTATATGATTGAAACAAGAGATTTATATTTTAGATATCCTGATGGAACAGAGGTTTTGAAAGGCATAAATCTTAAAGTAAAAAAAGGAGAGATGGTCTCTATACTTGGTCCTAACGGAGCAGGAAAATCAACTCTATTTCTACATTTTAATGGAATTTTAAAACCATGGAAGGGGGAGGTTTTAATAAAAGGAAAACCAATAAAATATGATAAGAAAGGCTTAATAGAAGTTAGAAAGACCGTTGGTTTAGTTTTTCAGAATCCTGATGACCAAATATTTGCCCCCACAGTTAAAGAAGATGTAGCTTTTGGACCTTTAAATCTTGGCTTGCCTAAGGATGAAGTTGAGAGAAGAGTTAGAGAGGCATTAAAGGCAGTAGGAATGGAAGGATTTGAAAACAAACCTCCTCACCATTTGAGCGGAGGACAGAAAAAGAGGGTAGCAATTGCTGGCATCTTGGCAATGCAACCAGAGGTTATTGTCTTAGATGAACCAACATCTGGTTTAGACCCTGTTGGAGCATCAAAGATAATGAAACTTTTATACGATTTGAATAAAAAAGGAATGACTATAATAATTTCAACGCATGACGTTGATTTAGTTCCTGTGTATGCTGATAAGGTTTATGTTATGTATGACGGGAAAATTCTAAAAGAAGGAACACCAAAAGAAGTTTTCAGTGATGTTGAGACAATAAGAAAGGCAAATTTGAGATTGCCGAGAGTTGCTCACTTAATTGAGATTTTGAATAAAAAGGATAACATCCCTATTGAGTGGGGCTTTACTATTGGAGAAGTTAGAAGGAATTTAGCTGAATATTTAAAAGAGAAACGTTAA
- the mvk gene encoding mevalonate kinase: MIIETPSKVILFGEHAVVYGYRAISMAIDLTSTIEIREIDRNEIILNLNDLNKSLRLNLEDIKNINPNNFGDFKYCLCAIKNTLNYINIEPKTGFEINISSKIPISCGLGSSASITIGTIRAVSEFYDKELKDNEIAKLGYTVEKEIQGKASITDTSTITYRGILEIKNNKPKKIKGNFEEFLKSCKFLIVYVEERKKKTAELVNEVAKIENKDEIFKEIDKIIDKALKVNSKEEFGKLMTKNHELLKKLNISTPKIDRVVDIGNRFGFGAKLTGAGGGGCVIILVNEEKEKELIKMLNKENVKIFKCKMIN; encoded by the coding sequence ATGATAATTGAAACACCATCAAAGGTTATACTATTTGGAGAGCATGCAGTTGTTTATGGTTATAGGGCTATATCTATGGCTATTGATTTGACATCAACCATAGAAATTAGAGAAATAGATAGAAATGAAATAATTTTGAATTTAAATGACTTGAACAAAAGCTTAAGGTTGAATTTAGAGGATATAAAAAATATCAACCCAAATAACTTTGGTGATTTCAAATACTGCCTTTGTGCAATAAAAAACACACTAAATTATATTAATATAGAACCAAAAACCGGATTTGAGATAAATATTAGCTCAAAAATTCCAATAAGTTGTGGTTTGGGTAGCTCTGCCTCAATAACAATTGGAACTATAAGGGCTGTTAGTGAATTTTATGATAAAGAGCTCAAAGATAATGAGATTGCAAAACTTGGCTATACAGTGGAGAAAGAAATCCAAGGAAAGGCGAGTATTACAGATACCTCAACAATAACCTACAGAGGTATCTTAGAGATAAAAAACAACAAACCCAAAAAAATAAAAGGAAATTTTGAAGAATTTTTAAAAAGCTGTAAATTTTTAATTGTTTATGTTGAGGAAAGGAAGAAAAAAACTGCAGAATTAGTTAATGAAGTTGCCAAAATTGAAAATAAAGATGAGATATTTAAAGAGATTGATAAAATTATTGATAAAGCTCTAAAAGTAAATAGCAAAGAAGAATTTGGAAAATTAATGACTAAAAACCATGAATTGTTAAAAAAGCTAAATATCTCCACCCCTAAAATTGATAGGGTTGTTGATATTGGAAATAGATTTGGTTTTGGAGCAAAATTAACTGGAGCTGGAGGAGGGGGTTGTGTAATAATCTTAGTTAATGAAGAGAAAGAAAAAGAATTAATAAAGATGCTAAACAAGGAGAATGTAAAAATTTTTAAATGTAAGATGATAAATTAA
- a CDS encoding nucleotidyltransferase domain-containing protein has protein sequence MKVRIRDFIETVEGLYFAVNTYCHPEDRVFAFLRYVPYEFVDFEIEGNNIREINGKRYVKMAETHKAYKFLKEKFNKYLFYDEINNVLMHAIPKEDVKRILRPKDRLKEIINEENNLNELEEKCRKLALILEDYGVPIKSMGVSGSLLLKLNSKNSDIDFVIYGKDMHKKGREALKQAFEDNKLKPLSDNFWKIAYKKRIKDGTLTYEEFVFYERRKYNRGIVDNTMFDLLFTREWEEIDEKYGDKRYKNLGFIKIEGRVLNDDFAFDNPAVYKIECYDDENIKEVVSFTHTYAGQCFNGEEIVARGKLEEVINKNGEKYKRVVVGTTREAFNEYIKLR, from the coding sequence ATGAAGGTGAGGATAAGGGATTTTATAGAAACAGTTGAAGGATTGTATTTTGCTGTAAATACTTATTGTCATCCAGAAGATAGAGTTTTTGCATTTTTAAGATATGTTCCTTATGAGTTTGTAGATTTTGAGATAGAAGGGAATAACATTAGAGAGATTAACGGAAAAAGATATGTAAAAATGGCTGAAACTCATAAAGCTTACAAATTTTTAAAAGAGAAATTCAATAAATATTTATTCTATGATGAAATAAACAATGTTCTAATGCATGCTATCCCAAAAGAAGATGTTAAAAGGATACTAAGACCAAAAGATAGATTAAAAGAGATTATTAATGAGGAAAATAATTTAAATGAATTAGAAGAGAAGTGTAGAAAATTGGCTTTAATCTTGGAGGATTATGGGGTTCCAATTAAAAGTATGGGAGTTAGTGGCTCTCTCTTATTAAAATTGAATAGCAAAAATTCAGATATTGATTTTGTAATTTATGGAAAAGATATGCATAAAAAAGGAAGAGAAGCATTAAAACAGGCATTTGAAGATAATAAGTTAAAACCTCTGTCAGACAATTTTTGGAAGATAGCCTATAAAAAGAGGATTAAAGATGGAACTTTAACCTATGAAGAGTTTGTATTTTATGAGAGGAGAAAATATAACAGAGGAATTGTAGATAACACGATGTTTGACTTATTATTCACAAGAGAATGGGAAGAAATAGATGAGAAATATGGAGATAAAAGATACAAAAACTTAGGTTTCATAAAAATAGAGGGAAGGGTTTTAAACGATGATTTTGCCTTTGATAATCCTGCAGTTTATAAAATTGAGTGCTATGATGATGAGAATATAAAAGAGGTTGTTTCATTTACTCACACTTACGCTGGACAGTGCTTTAATGGAGAGGAAATTGTAGCAAGAGGGAAGTTAGAAGAAGTTATTAATAAAAATGGAGAAAAATATAAGAGAGTTGTTGTAGGAACTACAAGAGAGGCATTTAATGAATATATAAAATTAAGGTGA
- the aroE gene encoding shikimate dehydrogenase, with protein MIDAKTKVIGLIGHPVEHSFSPIMHNAAFKDKGLNYVYVAFDVLPENLKYVIDGAKALGIVGFNVTIPHKIEIMKYLDEIDKDAQLIGAVNTIKIEDGKAIGYNTDGIGARMALEEEIGKVKDKNIVIFGAGGAARAVAFELAKDNNVIIANRTVEKAEALAKEISEKLNKKFGEEVKFSGLDIDLDGIDIIINATPIGMYPNVDVEPIVKAEKLREDMVVMDLIYNPLETVLLKEAKKVNAKTINGLGMLIYQGAVAFKIWTGVEPNIEVMKNAIIDKIINKK; from the coding sequence ATGATAGATGCGAAAACCAAAGTTATTGGATTAATTGGGCATCCTGTAGAGCATTCTTTCTCACCAATTATGCACAATGCTGCTTTTAAAGATAAAGGATTAAATTATGTTTATGTTGCCTTTGATGTCTTGCCAGAAAATTTAAAGTATGTGATAGATGGGGCTAAGGCTCTTGGAATAGTTGGATTTAATGTAACTATTCCACACAAAATAGAGATTATGAAGTATTTAGATGAGATAGATAAAGATGCTCAACTAATAGGAGCTGTGAATACAATAAAAATAGAGGATGGGAAGGCAATTGGCTACAACACAGATGGTATTGGGGCGAGAATGGCTTTAGAGGAAGAAATTGGAAAAGTTAAAGATAAAAATATAGTTATATTTGGGGCTGGAGGGGCTGCAAGGGCTGTGGCATTTGAATTAGCAAAAGATAACAATGTTATAATAGCCAATAGAACAGTTGAAAAAGCAGAAGCATTAGCAAAAGAAATTTCTGAAAAATTAAATAAGAAATTTGGTGAAGAAGTTAAATTTAGTGGGTTAGATATAGATTTAGATGGAATTGATATAATAATTAATGCAACACCAATTGGAATGTATCCGAATGTTGATGTTGAACCAATAGTTAAAGCAGAGAAGTTGAGAGAAGATATGGTGGTTATGGATTTAATCTATAATCCGTTAGAAACAGTTTTATTGAAAGAGGCGAAAAAAGTTAATGCAAAAACAATAAATGGGCTGGGTATGTTGATATATCAAGGAGCAGTTGCGTTTAAAATATGGACTGGTGTAGAGCCAAATATAGAAGTTATGAAAAATGCGATAATTGATAAGATAATTAATAAAAAGTAA
- a CDS encoding flavodoxin family protein, with product MKVIGISGSPRPEGNTTLLVREALNAIAEEGIETEFISLADKELNPCIGCNMCKETGSCQIIDDVDEILEKMKEADGIILGSPVYFGGVSAQLKMLMDRSRPLRIGFQLRNKVGGAIAVGASRNGGQETTIQQIHNFFLIHSMIVVGDNDPTAHYGGTGVGKSPGDCKNDDIGLETARNLGKKIAEVVKLIKK from the coding sequence ATGAAAGTTATAGGAATAAGTGGTAGTCCAAGACCAGAGGGAAATACAACCTTATTAGTTAGAGAGGCTTTAAATGCTATTGCTGAGGAAGGAATTGAAACAGAATTTATATCATTGGCTGATAAGGAATTAAATCCATGTATTGGATGTAATATGTGCAAAGAGACAGGAAGCTGCCAAATAATTGACGATGTTGATGAGATATTGGAAAAGATGAAAGAAGCCGATGGAATTATTCTCGGCTCACCAGTTTACTTCGGAGGAGTCTCAGCTCAGTTAAAGATGCTGATGGATAGGTCAAGGCCTCTAAGAATAGGCTTTCAATTAAGAAATAAAGTTGGTGGGGCTATAGCAGTTGGAGCAAGTAGAAATGGTGGGCAGGAAACAACAATTCAACAGATACACAACTTTTTCTTAATACATTCAATGATAGTTGTTGGAGATAATGACCCAACTGCCCATTATGGAGGAACTGGTGTAGGAAAAAGTCCAGGAGATTGTAAAAATGATGACATTGGATTAGAAACAGCAAGAAACTTGGGTAAAAAGATAGCTGAAGTTGTTAAGTTAATTAAAAAATAA
- a CDS encoding helix-turn-helix domain-containing protein encodes MKDFIINRLKKFTIEDLMRCILGLQEIEIRVYFDLLENGEGSVLEIAERVNRDRTTVQKALRSLMNCGLVSRKKVTEKVGYKYIYNAVELDKVSDIIEELLDDWYQNVKKWLNYFRESRNEKNY; translated from the coding sequence ATGAAGGATTTTATCATAAACAGGCTAAAAAAATTTACCATCGAAGATTTAATGAGGTGTATTTTAGGATTGCAGGAGATTGAAATAAGAGTTTATTTTGACCTTTTGGAGAATGGAGAAGGAAGTGTGTTGGAGATAGCTGAAAGAGTTAATAGAGACAGAACTACAGTGCAGAAGGCTTTGAGAAGCCTAATGAATTGTGGTTTAGTTAGTAGAAAAAAAGTAACAGAAAAAGTTGGGTATAAATATATATACAACGCCGTAGAGTTAGATAAAGTGAGCGATATTATTGAAGAGTTGTTGGATGATTGGTATCAGAATGTTAAAAAATGGCTTAACTATTTTAGAGAAAGCAGAAATGAGAAAAATTATTAA
- a CDS encoding secondary thiamine-phosphate synthase enzyme YjbQ: MLFRYQIKTNKREELVDITPQIVSAISESKVKDGIAVIYVPHTTAGVTINENADPSVKHDIINFLSHLIPKNWNFTHLEGNSDAHIKSSLIGCSQTVIIKDGKPLLGTWQGIFFAEFDGPRRREFYVKILADKE; this comes from the coding sequence ATGTTATTCAGATATCAAATAAAAACAAATAAAAGAGAAGAGTTGGTGGATATAACTCCTCAAATAGTTTCAGCAATCTCTGAATCAAAGGTTAAAGATGGGATAGCCGTTATCTATGTCCCTCACACAACTGCTGGAGTTACTATAAATGAAAACGCCGATCCATCAGTGAAGCATGATATAATAAACTTTCTTTCTCATTTAATCCCAAAAAATTGGAATTTTACACACTTAGAGGGAAATTCAGACGCCCATATAAAAAGCTCTTTGATTGGATGCTCTCAAACCGTTATTATTAAAGATGGAAAACCGCTATTAGGAACATGGCAAGGGATATTTTTTGCTGAATTTGATGGACCGAGAAGAAGAGAGTTTTATGTAAAGATATTGGCTGATAAAGAATAA
- a CDS encoding glycosyltransferase family 39 protein gives MDIKHKIPILLLVLYIILGVFMQYNGISEFKSLPSPIYGGDYYYQMGVIWHIREGGNPLESSSMLGGMPGYLPLYAYICAKFCDLFNLDTMEGMFYFSIVLFIVASVIWFYLFRVLFKDDWIALIGVVLANGVSAYPILKYTNFTHQIMLPLFILTLYLAFKERKIIYYALLGFIYGLLTLSHMVAFVGATLIILTFVIYEIYKNKNRILDYLKDNIKNWGVFGAIALPILMLYWYKPIFIYHLHRPYDRLHMDIIDFGRLDVQINFLFNTIKTYLFNFSSIGGLINSILVWIGLYAFYTSKEDTLKEFIKIFGIGAIFATFCYFITEPLLKINFIPTYMHWFYLWVTAIIVGLYGLNYIKENLNLNELNKKVVVFGLLFIILFANSSYAFVNYVNNDRWANVGKYPMPEMYVSLQNYLLKNTNVNDVILSTKELSFVINAISGRKVMVNRWAQQNDPYMNLPQRDMDAAVILYGNDTKKKLELIKKYHITYLYWDYNWINSEFQFDNNGRIVGIYDPLMTYDTKENRKYLDKYGVKYIPMYFWIDPSARNNYIRKYHLLIISPQNYYNFTNPWKPDLNKYLVEVWNYTYNGHKIAVLYKIKVD, from the coding sequence ATGGATATCAAACATAAAATACCAATTTTATTATTAGTTTTATATATTATTCTTGGAGTGTTTATGCAATATAACGGGATTTCGGAGTTTAAATCTCTGCCGTCTCCAATATACGGTGGAGATTATTACTATCAGATGGGGGTTATTTGGCATATTAGGGAAGGAGGAAATCCATTAGAGAGTTCTTCAATGCTTGGAGGAATGCCTGGTTATCTCCCATTGTATGCATATATATGTGCTAAGTTTTGTGATTTATTTAATTTAGATACAATGGAGGGAATGTTTTATTTCTCAATAGTGTTATTTATTGTAGCGAGTGTTATATGGTTCTATCTATTTAGAGTCTTATTTAAAGATGATTGGATAGCTTTAATTGGAGTAGTTTTAGCAAATGGAGTAAGTGCATATCCTATACTAAAATACACAAACTTTACCCATCAAATTATGCTACCGTTATTTATCCTTACTCTATATTTGGCATTTAAAGAAAGAAAAATAATTTATTATGCATTATTAGGATTTATTTATGGATTATTAACATTATCTCACATGGTTGCATTTGTTGGGGCAACTTTAATAATCTTAACCTTTGTTATTTATGAGATTTATAAAAATAAAAATAGAATACTGGATTATCTAAAAGACAATATCAAAAATTGGGGAGTTTTTGGAGCAATTGCATTACCCATATTAATGCTCTATTGGTATAAGCCAATATTTATTTATCATTTGCATAGACCTTATGATAGATTACATATGGATATTATTGACTTTGGGAGATTAGATGTGCAAATAAACTTTTTATTTAATACGATAAAAACATATTTGTTTAATTTTAGCTCAATTGGAGGATTGATTAATTCTATATTAGTGTGGATTGGTTTGTATGCATTTTATACATCAAAAGAAGATACATTAAAAGAATTCATAAAAATATTTGGAATTGGTGCAATATTTGCAACATTTTGCTATTTCATAACTGAGCCATTATTGAAGATAAACTTTATTCCAACTTACATGCATTGGTTCTATTTGTGGGTAACTGCGATAATTGTTGGATTGTATGGATTAAACTACATAAAAGAAAATCTTAACTTAAACGAATTAAATAAAAAAGTTGTAGTATTTGGTTTATTATTCATTATATTATTTGCAAACTCCAGTTATGCATTTGTTAATTATGTAAATAATGATAGATGGGCAAATGTTGGAAAATACCCAATGCCTGAAATGTATGTTTCTTTACAAAATTATCTATTAAAAAATACAAATGTAAATGATGTAATCCTATCTACAAAGGAGTTAAGCTTTGTAATAAATGCAATTAGCGGAAGGAAGGTTATGGTTAATAGATGGGCCCAACAAAATGACCCATATATGAATTTGCCTCAAAGAGATATGGATGCAGCAGTAATATTATATGGAAATGATACAAAGAAAAAATTAGAGTTGATAAAAAAATACCACATAACATATCTGTATTGGGACTATAATTGGATAAATTCAGAGTTCCAATTTGATAATAATGGTAGAATAGTTGGGATTTATGACCCTTTAATGACTTATGATACAAAAGAAAACAGAAAGTATTTGGATAAATATGGCGTGAAATATATCCCAATGTATTTCTGGATTGACCCATCAGCAAGAAATAACTACATTAGAAAATACCACCTCCTTATAATCTCTCCACAAAACTATTACAACTTTACAAATCCTTGGAAGCCTGATTTAAATAAATATTTGGTTGAAGTTTGGAATTATACTTATAATGGACATAAAATAGCTGTGCTATATAAAATCAAGGTGGATTAA
- a CDS encoding tripartite tricarboxylate transporter permease yields the protein MLNLPYLILGIICGTITGLFPGIHPNNIVALSFLILPYFGINNYVPFLIGLVIAHYFINFIPSAFLGVPDDETAVSALPMHKLTLNGNGYEGIVLAGFGSYLGVVFSIIISLFLISILHFNVKAFYCSIKIFIPLILIAFVIYQIFTAKSIWEVLVIFLSGIFGIAVLYCSEAFNITLTAIFTGMFGIPLLINNLKIYKIKSQIITIPEFELKFLKSSFFASVAGFFRIFLPGISGSQLNYILSKILNEKDLKNFIVSQGSIILSNEVFSILSVIFIGVGRSGVARAIQLLNANIDINTAIFSILVSSTISLIILLKLSKYLLIFIRKVNFKFLSLFFIMFCSLVVVIGSYNTYLIHHIAVYITSICIGLLALKSNSNLSNMMNVLIFPTILYFLGR from the coding sequence ATGCTAAACCTTCCATATTTAATTTTGGGCATAATCTGCGGAACTATAACTGGTTTATTTCCAGGCATTCATCCAAATAACATTGTTGCTTTATCATTCTTAATTCTGCCTTATTTTGGAATTAACAATTATGTTCCATTTTTAATTGGTTTAGTTATTGCCCACTATTTCATAAATTTTATCCCATCTGCTTTTTTAGGAGTTCCAGATGATGAAACTGCTGTCTCCGCTCTTCCTATGCATAAATTAACTTTAAACGGAAATGGTTATGAAGGAATAGTTTTAGCAGGATTTGGGAGTTATTTGGGAGTTGTTTTTTCAATAATTATATCTCTATTTTTAATATCAATTTTGCATTTCAATGTTAAAGCATTTTACTGCTCGATTAAAATATTTATTCCTCTTATTTTAATTGCTTTTGTTATATATCAAATTTTTACAGCAAAATCAATCTGGGAGGTTTTAGTTATATTTCTATCAGGAATTTTTGGAATTGCCGTATTATATTGCAGTGAGGCATTTAATATAACCTTAACAGCCATATTTACGGGGATGTTTGGGATTCCTCTACTTATAAATAATTTAAAAATATACAAAATAAAAAGTCAGATAATAACCATCCCAGAATTTGAGTTAAAGTTTTTAAAGTCATCCTTTTTTGCATCTGTGGCTGGATTTTTTAGAATATTTTTACCAGGAATAAGTGGGAGCCAGTTAAATTATATTTTAAGTAAGATTTTAAATGAGAAGGATTTAAAGAACTTTATAGTGTCTCAGGGAAGTATCATCTTATCTAACGAAGTTTTTTCAATTCTATCGGTGATTTTTATCGGAGTTGGAAGAAGTGGAGTTGCGAGGGCAATACAACTTTTAAATGCCAATATTGATATAAACACAGCAATATTTTCTATTTTGGTGTCTTCCACAATATCCTTGATTATCTTGTTAAAGTTATCAAAGTATCTTTTAATTTTTATAAGAAAAGTTAATTTTAAATTCTTATCGTTGTTTTTTATTATGTTCTGCTCACTTGTGGTAGTTATTGGGAGCTACAACACTTATTTAATCCACCATATTGCTGTTTATATAACTTCAATATGCATAGGGCTTTTGGCATTAAAAAGTAACTCCAATTTATCAAATATGATGAACGTTTTAATATTTCCGACGATACTGTATTTTTTAGGGAGATAG